Part of the Caldisericia bacterium genome is shown below.
TTGAAAGCAAATTAATAGATAAGATTGAAAAAGAGTGTTTTGATACTAAATTTTCAATTGATTTAAGTGCAAAAAACATCTTTTCTTCATATATTCCTTCTTCAGGAGATAGAACTCTTGTAGTTCAAGTTGATAGTGGTCATGAGATAAAAGAATTTGATGAAGAGAACAATATGGTTGAGAAAAAAATTCACATTTTTAAACTTTCTTCAAAAGTTATTAAAATATTTATAAATAACAAAATTGGTTATTTAAATGATAAAGAAATTGAACTCGAAACTCCACCTGTAATTATAAGAGGAAGAACAATGGTGCCCTTAAGATTTATTATTGAAAGTTTTGGTGGTGATATTTTTTGGAATAGCGAAGATAAAAGTATAAAAATAAAGTTTGAAGATAAAGAAATTTTAATGTGGATTGATAATAATATTTC
Proteins encoded:
- a CDS encoding stalk domain-containing protein; the protein is MKKLIFLLIILVILSINKISYSEEKIDLFIKDVYFSKEIIFENDKFEVGINICISGVQNLKDFNTPFIISIFWDKPSRFTHIESKLIDKIEKECFDTKFSIDLSAKNIFSSYIPSSGDRTLVVQVDSGHEIKEFDEENNMVEKKIHIFKLSSKVIKIFINNKIGYLNDKEIELETPPVIIRGRTMVPLRFIIESFGGDIFWNSEDKSIKIKFEDKEILMWIDNNISYINGKKYILDVPPTIINGRTIVPIRFIAEALNSFVFWSPIDQRVTIIYEK